Within the Mus caroli chromosome 10, CAROLI_EIJ_v1.1, whole genome shotgun sequence genome, the region cacatctctctctctctctctctctctctctctctctctcatacacacatacacacacacacacacacacacactaaataatttAGTTTTCAAAAGGTTATCTAATCCAGTCTTATCACAAACAAGTCAGCTCTAGAAGCACAGACCCATAATTCCAGCCACTCAGAATGCGAAAGGTATGAGGTTCACATGTTCAGGGCCAGTCTAGCAtccagaatgagttcaaggccagcttgaaccGCTTTGTAACACTTTGTGTCAAACAGTGAAAAGAGGAATAGGGATATGGCCCAGTAGTagaatgtttgcctgtgtgtagaggacctgggttcaattacTTGTTCAGCTGACAGTACTAAAAGCATGCCGTTATACAGAGATAAACTAACATGTTATTTCTTGCATAGTTTAATCTTTCTTATAACCATGTCattctttaataaaaatcttttaagatTTTGAGTTTTTCAAAACTCTAGATACTTTGTTCTGCTCAGGTTTAAGACATTTAGTATcacattattattttcttgtctGTAAGGTTTTAGCGTATTTTCTCTAAAATGTCTCTTACTAATCTATTCAAGAGAAGTACACTGAAGCTTTTTACCTTAAATAATTTAATACCTTTAAAAAGATTGTTAAATACAGAGGTTTCCAAGTTGTTACTTTAAGTAAAAGATTTTGTATTAATGATAATAGTTCTACTTAAGTGAGGCAAGCCCTAAACAAAATTCTTCAGATTTCAGAATCATATTTCTCTAGGTATATTCTGTTCACCTCTTCCCCCATCATCTAGTTAACTAGAGATTTCTTTCATCTTCAAAGATTTACTTGTGCTTCTTTTTGTAATAGGATTCTGTAACTAAACTGGAAGAGACACACAAAGAGTTTGAACAATCACATAGAAACTACGTAAAAGAAATTGAAAGCTGTAAAAATGAGCTGAAGGCAGTGCACTCAGAGCACAGCAAAGAAACGGCCATCTTACAAAAAGAACTGGAAGAAGCTGTCCATAAGCAAGTAGAGCTGATAGAACAGCTTAAGTCTCAGAGTGACTCTGAAAATAATGTGAAAAAACTGCAGGAAGAGATTCAAAACATCACAGCAGCATTTGAGGAACAGATTTCATGTCTAGAGAAGCAATTAGAAGCTACCAGTGATGAAAAACAACAAGAGATTATTCATCTCCAGAAAGTCATTGAGGACAACGCTCAGCACTACCAAAAAGATATTAATACTTTCCAAGCAGAGATTTTGCAGTTGAGAGCTACACACAAAGAAGAAGTTACTGAGCTGCTGTCCCAAATAGAAACATCAGCTAAAGAACATGAGgcagaaataaataaactaaaagagaACAGAGTGACACAATGTGAGGCAAGTGAGAACATTCCAGAGAAATACCAATGTGAATCAGAAAACTTAAATGAAGTTGCCTCAGATGCAAGCCAGGAGAGTCAAAATTGCTCTGTGGCCTTCCAGGAAGATCCTTCTGCGGAACAAACAGTATGTGATAAAGTCAGACAATTGGAAGATTCATTAAAAGAACTGGAATCTCAACATAGTATCTTAAAAGATGAAGTGACTTATATGAATAATCTCAAGTTAAAACTTGAAATGGATGCCCAACATATAAAGGATGAGTTTTTCCATGAACGAGAAGACTTAGAGTTTAAAATTAATGAACTGTTGCTGGCTAAAGAAGAACAGGGCTATgtagtagaaaaattaaaatatgaacgAGAAGATTTAAATAGGCAACTTTGCTGTGCTGTGGAACAACATAACAAAGAAATACAGCATCTTCAGGAACACCATCAGAAAGAAATCTCTGAACTAAGTGAGACATTTATGTCaggttcagaaaaagaaaagttagcaTTGATGTTTGAAATACAGGGTCTTAAGGAACAGTGTGAAAATCTACAACATGAAAAGCAAGAGGTCGTTCTAAACTATGAGAGTTTACGAGAGATGATGGAAATTTTACAAACAGAACTTGGAGAATCTGCTGGAAAAATAAGTCAAGAGTTTGAAACAATGAAGCAACAGCAAGCATCTGATGTTCATGAGCTTCAGCAGAAGCTAAGAAGTGCTTTTAATGAAAAAGATGCTCTTCTTGAAACTGTGAATCGCCtccaaggagaaaatgaaaaattattatcTCAACAAGAATTAGTACCAGAACTTGAAAGTACCATAAAGAACCTTCAGGCAGATAATAGCATGTACTTAGCCAGTCTTGGTCAAAAAGATACCATGTTACAAGAATTAGAAGCAAAGATAAGTTCTCTtgctaaagaaaaagatgacttTATAAGTAAAGTCAAAACTTCCCATGAAGAGATGAATGATCTCCATCAGAAATGGGAAAGGGAACAGAGACTGTCTGCAGAACTCAGGGAAGCAGCAGGGCAAGCTGCCCAGCACAACAGTGAACTGAGACAAAGAGTAAGCGAGTTAACAGGGAAACTAGATGAACTAGTAAGAGAAAAGAGTCAAAATGACCAAAACATTACGGTTCAAATGAAAACTATGACGGAAGACCAAGAAGCTCTGTCATCTAAAATCAAGTCTCTTTATGAGGAAAACAATAGGCTACATTCAGAAAAGGCCCAGTTGAGCAGCGATTTAGAAGCTCTTCAGGCTCAACGAGATTTTGCCCATAAAGAACATGTTGCTGAAGTCGAAAAGAAACTCCGGTTAATGGTTGAAGAGCGAGATGATTTAAATAAACTGCTTGAAAATGAGCAAGTTCAGAAGTCATTTGTTAAAACTCAGTTGTATGAATATCTTAAGCAACTGAGGGCAagcattttagaagaaaatgaagaggaagatgTTGTCAAACTTCTACAAGCTGTAGGTGAATCTTTAGtgaaagtaaaggaagaaaaccaTAACATAGTCTTTGAATATGATGCAAGGGtattagaattagaaaataaGATTAAGTGCCTTCAAGAGGAGAGTGTAGTTCAGTGTGAAGAACTAAGGACTTTAGTAAGAGACTCTGAGCAAGAGAAAATTCTCCTAAGAAAAGAATTAGATGCAGTCACATCAGCAAAAGAGGCCCTCCAACTTAATCTTTTAGAAATGAAGAATACTAATGAAAAAGCAAGCCTTGAAAACCAGACTCTTTCAACTCAGGTTGAAGAATTATCTCAGACAATACACAGCAAAAATGAAGTCCATGATGCAAAGGTTCTTGTAATAGAACATGAAAACCTAAGGCTACTGCTTGAACAGAGGGAATCTGAACTCCAAGATGTGAGAGCAGAATTGATACTGCTAAAGGTACtattattttgagttttattgaTTCGAATTAATCCTTAGCTCTGCTCATAGGTTGTAGAAAATACATGTATTAACATTTTTATAGTCTGAAATCAAGTTAGCTTTTAGCATTTAGGCTCAAGCAGCAAATTTCTGGCAAATGAATTAGTAAGCACTGTGATGTGGTGTATCTCAGTCAAGTGTGCCTAGTCATGAGCAAAACTAATGAAGGACCAATGGGAACTGCCGCAGGGCACAGAcggtgcttttctttttaaagaacccTTGATCAAAGAATGAACTACGTGGTGTTTCGTTTTAGTTAAAAATCTGAAGTTCCCTTAGAAACTGGGCTGTGAAGTGATAACAGGTGATGACCATATAGtcatttctttattatgtatgtatttggggTGTGTCAGATTATTCATGTTGCTCTTTGGCACTATTTTAATAAGGgccatatatataataaatgtagtATTGCTTACTCTagcaattgaaaataaaaataaccaaactGCTGTTTACATGGTTTTTCTAGGTAAAGATATTCTCATTATTAAAATGGTAACAGTTTTATTGTGGGGATTGAAATGAATTCTGGTTTaggggttcttttgttttgttttttttctctataaaatcTAGGATTCCTTAGAGAAATCGCCTTCTGTAAAAAATGATCAACTTTCATTGGTAAAAGAGCTGGAAGAAAAAATAGGTAACTATGGTTTTATATGTGTTGTCACCATTAATTAGACAAACATTTTATTAGTGTTTAAGATAGATGGAGAACTATAGACTAAATTAGTGAGTTATTCAATACACAGTAATTGGCTGCCTTTTCCTCATTCCCCAATTGTCTTCTGCCATCTGTTTGCCTTCTCTTCCAAATGCCACTTTCTATCATTTAATCCAAACAAAAATGCTGTTGTAACTCCATTCATAATTGATTCTGTGGATTAATTTTGGATTGTTTTATCCATGTAGACATTTTGGATAATCAGCTGTTGTATATAATAGCACTAGCAAGGGCAAGCAAGGTCCAGACAGTATGCTCAAAGAACTCCTTAACAGGAAGAAGTTAAGTTCAGTAGTTAGGTAGGATGTGAGATGATGCTGATATACAAAGTTGcctgttttaagaaaaatatcccTCCCTTTGGGCCCTGAAGAGGGAGATGTATAACACAAGAAGAAAAGGTGTTTTAGCAAGAAGTGTGcttttctcttgattttctttttaaatgacatcAAGGAGAccagaaagttcccaaggagtaGCTGATTATAAACTCATTATTGCAATGCTCAGCAGAGTTAAGCCTTCATACATATCTTTTGGTACCATTTAGTGATTTTATGAACTAGCTCTTTTGTTCCTGctgaaagatgaagaaataaagatttaaCAAGTGTTGTATGATGTGTCCACGATTCTTCAGTTTAGTACCCAGATAGACTGGGGAAAGGAACATGGAAAAGAGTTCAGAATGACTCTCAATTTCCTCTCAAAGATGGTTTAAGTGAAAGAGGGTGCTCCATTTTAGACTAAATATATGTATCATCATCATATGTATATAGGATGCTATATACATCTGTAAGTGAGATAACTAGCATAAAGGTAGAAAAATGCATAGTCAAATTATGGGGAtaaaaagccagagagagagagacagagaggcataAATAAAGACCAGAGATAGTTCCCATCTTTAAATGACAGAAACACTAAACGGAATTGAGAAGAAGCAGCTAGTAGGTAGGAAATCTCTAAACAAAAGTCTGAAAGTCAAGCAATGTCCGAGTGACAGACGTGGGAAAACCTTTAGCCACGGCAGATGCTGCTGATGGGTTAAGTGAGTGCTGAGAGCTATCTATTGAGTTAAGCAACACAGAGGACAGTTTCCTGATGTGCTGGGGCCGAGGCCTGGTTGAAGTGGCCTTctaaagaaagatggagaagagaaattTAAGATTAGATACACAGACAACTCTTTGAAAAGTTTTTGCTCTGTAAGAGGAACAGTgtgatttctgttgttatgattttttttaaatgggaaaacaAGCATGTTTATGATATTACACCTCCTACTATGGTCTCTCCCCTGCCTTTTGTAGATTCTACTATTTATTCCTGATATACTGATGTGTTTCATTATATTACTCCTGTATCTGTATAATATATACAGATGCCTGCCATAccctgtgtggaggtcagcagtTAACGTTTaggagtcaattctttccttctcctgtgggtaccagggataacgcaggtcctcaggcttgcacagcaagcatttttacctgctgaaccatttcaTCGACCTTGATAATATGATCTTGTTGTGTGTTTATAaactgttgagaaaaaaaaatcccctgaaAAGGGGGAATCACCATTATAATGCTTGAGTGGCGAAGGAGGGTTGTGTTATAAATAGCAGAGCTGTGCTATGTGCATGCGACCTGGAAGAGTGACAGGGGCCTTTGGTGCACATGTCACTATATACATGATGCACCCGAGTGATCACTGTGAACAGAACTCTTAACTGCAGTTAAGAAAAGATTACATAAAGCCCTAAACTCGAGTTTAACTGGACAAGGTAGTCAGACAGGGTGAAGAAAGGTGATCACTACAGAAATGTGCATTACACATTTCCTACTTGTCCTGCTTTACAAACTGTCTCCTAAAATCCTCTCACACTCAACAAACAGTAAAAGTCTTAGGaactccagttcctagggatTTAAGAAATGACCTTGGGAAATAAACAATACGAACAGAGAAAGTTTTACATAATTTATCTCACTTTGCTAATCAATAATTAAGGTTTCTGTTTACAAAATAAAGTTCTGGGTACTTATTAATTTTAAGCTGCAAATTTTGTGTTCAAGAATAAAACTATGGGGTTAAGATAAGTAAtttcactattttttctttttaactttatatatgatcctttcattttctattttagaaagTCTGGAAAAAGAATCCAAAGACAAGGACGAGAAAATAAGTAAGATAAAACTAGTTGCtgtgaaagcaaagaaagaactaGATTCTAACAGGAAAGAGGTAAGGCAACATAAAAAGCACAAGATTTTAGAATCCTATGTTGTGGAAAATCAAGTATTTCTATATGTGAAAAACACGCATTATTTTTACAACAGGCCCAGACACTACGGGAAGAACTAGAATCCGTCCGGTCAGAAAAGGAGCGCCTGTCTGCTTCTATGAAGGAGTTCCTCCAAGGAGCAGAAAGCTATAAGGTACAACAGTTACTTTAATAACAGACTTTATTCGTAACTAACAGGTATACTAGAATTTTAAAACTGGTACTTAAAATCCGTTGTTTTGGctattgaaatttaaatttccctggttttgttttttgtttagtgtACATAAAAGGTTAGTCTTTAGTTGTATCTGGGgggttttgtctgtttgattttagacggggtttcactgtgtagtcctggctatcctggaaacagaaatcctGGCTTCTAACTACTGGAATGAAAGGCATTTGACACCACACCTAGAAAAGTTAGCCTTTAAATAgtgcttttaaattattatttcttaaaattaaaatccatTGAGGGATTTCCtcataataaaacataaagaaaggaCAGCTGCTTCAATCTAGTGTGTTCACAGTGAAGTGATGATACCAGACAGGTCTAGAAGAGTAGAACTCAGCTACCTGAGGGATATGCTTATTTACTTTGCTTATTTACTTTCATAACATGagactcttacatttttttcaaatctaaCAGAATCactaaatgcaaaacaaaaactacatttCTTCACATATTTATTCACTCAACAATATTTATGTAGATTCCTGGTTCTGGACAAATGATGGTCAACAGCAGACTTTCCTAAATTCCCTTACTCTTAAATTCTAGTAACAGGAACAGGTAGACAAAAGGACAAGGTAGATGCTGTATAAGAAAGGTGACTACGGAACAAAGGATGAACAGTTAGAATTCTCATCAGACTCAGcttaaaaaaagacatagagaCTCCAACATATATTGTTCAAACACTTCACCTGTCTTATATGTGtattttcagaagaaataaaagtatcttaTCATCATCGCCTATTTACAGGTGAGTCTCTGAAGCACAAAGACTCAAGGCCACTGCTTTAAAAATTGTAAGAAACTAGGAACATTGCAGAGCTGGAGTCTTACCAGGTGTTCCCATTTGGTTCATGCCAATTAAGTTATAATATACCACACaaatttaaagcaaaaattaGAGAGCAAAGAATTAGAAAGGTAGTTGAAGTAAGCATAATCCAGTCTTTACACTATACAcaccaaaataaattctgtattatgaaatatttttaatatctaaaataaaattctcaaccCTTTGCTGACTTCTgatactaaatattttttataaacttaaaagCAATTTTTGAATTTACAAAGTAGATATTGAAAGATTAAACTTATACGTGGTTTAATTGTGGAGAAAATTAGTAGGTTATGGTATTATAAAGtgtaaaatcaaaagcaaaatcctAATGTAACTGaccaatgaaaaagaaataagctcATATTTAAATTGTAAAGTATGTCTTTAATGGATTTATAAGATCATGTATATTAAGGGTACTACTCTTGGCATATTGCCAAATGCCAATTTCacttttacattttcatattaaGTATTTTAAGAATTTCAAATGTGTTCTTAAGGTGTCACGATGGCTTGATTCTATGTTCTGACCTAGTAAAGGCTTCATCACTTAGAGCTGAATCTTGTCTTTTATTGAAGAATCTTCTGCTAGAATACGATAAGCAGTCAGAACAGCTGGACGTGGAAAAAGAACGCGCTAATAATTTTGAACGTCATATAGAAGACCTGACCAAACAATTAAGAAATTCGACTTGCCAGGTAATTTCAACTTGGATACATTTAGACAAGCAAATTATAGTAAAtcattttaatctcattttttctTACACAAGAAGTTAAACTGTAATcagaagaaaagttttttttcatttttttggatTAGGAAAAGAATTTGACTAAAtagcttgtcttagttagggtgttactgctgttAATAGacaccaagacaactcttataaggacaacatgtaattggggcttacatgtatatatacaagcatatacaaaccatcacaatagcatatacaaaccatcacaatagcaTATACANNNNNNNNNNNNNNNNNNNNNNNNNNNNNNNNNNNNNNNNNNNNNNNNNNNNNNNNNNNNNNNNNNNNNNNNNNNNNNNNNNNNNNNNNNNNNNNNNNNNNNNNNNNNNNNNNNNNNNNNNNNNNNNNNNNNNNNNNNNNNNNNNNNNNNNNNNNNNNNNNNNNNNNNNNNNNNNNNNNNNNNNNNNNNNNNNNNNNNNNNNNNNNNNNNNNNNNNNNNNNNNNNNNNNNNNNNNNNNNNNNNNNNNNNNNNNNNNNNNNNNNNNNNNNNNNNNNNNNNNNNNNNNNNNNNNNNNNNNNNNNNNNNNNNNNNNNNNNNNNNNNNNNNNNNNNNNNNNNNNNNNNNNNNNNNNNNNNNNNNNNNNNNNNNNNNNNNNNNNNNNNNNACCATCACaatagcatatacaaaccatcacaatagcatatacaaaccatcacaatagcatatacaaaccatcacaatagctAACAGtatcctgggggaggggaggttgggggcttttttgttttaaagatttatttatttattttgtgtatgtgagtatgaagaatgtcactgtctttagacacaccacaagagggcatcagatctccattacagatggttgtgagacaccatgtctttgctggaaattgaacccagaacctctcttaagcagtcggtgctcttaaccactgaaccatctctccagcccccacagtaTCCTGTTTTAATTAAACTCTTCTGACTGCTGAGTGGTGAGGGTTGTTATTGTTCATTTAAGAGCACACCATTACTGTGCATGAGCTTGAAGGCATCAACTAACCTCAGTCCAACAGGAATTATTTGtttgggctttttatttttattttttgctttttgttctttattatcatttattattattattattattattattaattctttaatCGCTTTTCACAGTACAGACTTTATCCTCCTCTTGTCCACCCTCCAACcattccacatcccacacatcctccccatccctccaagcccccatccccatctccaagaggatgtctacacccccaccccacaagacctcccactccctgaggccccaagtctctccagaattaggtgcatcttctctgactgaatctaGACCCatcagtcttctgctgtatatgtgttgggagctggtgtatgctgtctggttggtggctcagtgtctgagagatcctgggggtccaggttagttgagacttctgttcttcctatagggtcaccctcctcctcagtttcttccagcttttccctaattcagccacagtggaccccagcttctgtccattggttgggtgtaagtatctgcatctgactttttcagctgcttattaggtctttcaaagggcagtcaCGATAGGCTCCTTTTTGTGAGCAtgccatagcatcagtaatagtgtcttgggctagagagatgatggctcagtggttaagagcactgactgttcttccaaaggtcctgagttcaaatcccagcaaccacatggtggcttacaaccatctataatgagatctgacgccctcttctggagtgtctgaagacagctacagtgtacttacatataataataaataaatcttttaaaaaaatatatagtgtcaggccttggggcctccctctaaactggatctcaatttgggcctgtcactgaacctcctttccctcagtctcttctccatttttgttcctgcagttctttcaaacaggaacaattctaggtcagagtttttgactgtgggatagcaaccccatccttccacctgatgccctgtctttctactggaggtgggctctacaagttccctctccccattgtagggcatttcatctaaggtccctccctttgagtcctaagagtctctcacctaccaagtctctggtactttctagggGGTTCCCCCACCtcttacctcccaaggttgctttTTGTTCTGTGGAAGGTTTTAGCCAGGTGAATATCAGCAGTGATTGTTTCTTTAAACGTATTCTTGACTTAACAGTAATCTGTGTGGTTAATGGTGAAATCACTTTCATTCTGCACTGATGTTCTCATTACACATTTCGCCTTCGGTATATGTTTACTGTGTGTTCACAGTAATGAGTCATTTGTATTCCAGTATGAAAGACTAACTTCAGACAACGAGGATCTCCTGGCTCGAATTGAGACCCTGCAGGCTAATGCCAAGTTGTTAGAAGCACAGATCTTAGAAGTCCAGAGAGCCAAAGGAGTACTAGAAAAAGAACTGGAAGCTGAAAAACTTCAGAAAGAGCAGAAAATTAAGGTAAGAACAACCCAGAGAGCAGTTTCCTTGCATGGAGTGGGATTGTAATCACATACTTCTTGAATGAGCAGTCTCACTGAGCACATTTATGAGGATAGGTTGATTAATTCCTTAGTAAATGTCAACTTTACgttggagaatcttttttttaattagatattttcttcatttacatttcaaatgctatccccaaagccccctatgcccTCCACACACAaccacctgctccccaacccacccactcctgcttcctggcatatgatcttcgcaagaccaagggcctctcctcccactgatggccgactaggccatcctctgctacatatgcaactagatacacagctctggggggtactggttagttcatatcgttgtttctcctatagggttgcagagccctttagctccttgggtactttctctagctccttcattaggggccctgtgttcNNNNNNNNNNNNNNNNNNNNNNNNNNNNNNNNNNNNNNNNNNNNNNNNNNNNNNNNNNNNNNNNNNNNNNNNNNNNNNNNNNNNNNNNNNNNNNNNNNNNNNNNNNNNNNNNNNNNNNNNNNNNNNNNNNNNNNNNNNNNNNNNNNNNNNNNNNNNNNNNNNNNNNNNNNNNNNNNNNNNNNNNNNNNNNNNNNNNNNNNNNNNNNNNNNNNNNNNNNNNNNNNNNNNNNNNNNNNNNNNNNNNNNNNNNNNNNNNNNNNNNNNNNNNNNNNNNNNNNNNNNNNNNNNNNNNNNNNNNNNNNNNNNNNNNNNNNNNNNNNNNNNNNNNNNNNNNNNNNNNNNNNNNNNNNNNNNNNNNNNNNNNNNNNNNNNNNNNNNNNNNNNNNNNNNNNNNNNNNNNNNNNNNNNNNNNNNNNNNNNNNNNNNNNNNNNNNNNNNNNNNNNNNNNNNNNNNNNNNNNNNNNNNNNNNNNNNNNNNNNNNNNNNNNNNNNNNNNNNNNNNNNNNNNNNNNNNNNNNNNNNNNNNNNNNNNNNNNNNNNNNNNNNNNNNNNNNNNNNNNNNNNNNNNNNNNNNNNNNNNNNNNNNNNNNNNNNNNNNNNNNNNNNNNNNNNNNNNNNNNNNNNNNNNNNNNNNNNNNNNNNNNNNNNNNNNNNNNNNNNNNNNNNNNNNNNNNNNNNNNNNNNNNNNNNNNNNNNNNNNNNNNNNNNNNNNNNNNNNNNNNNNNNNNNNNNNNNNNNNNNNNNNNNNNNNNNNNNNNNNNNNNNNNNNNNNNNNNNNNNNNNNNNNNNNNNNNNNNNNNNNNNNNNNNNNNNNNNNNNNNNNNNNNNNNNNNNNNNNNNNNNNNNNNNNNNNNNNNNNNNNNNNNNNNNNNNNNNNNNNNNNNNNNNNNNNNNNNNNNNNNNNNNNNNNNNNNNNNNNNNNNNNNNNNNNNNNNNNNNNNNNNNNNNNNNNNNNNNNNNNNNNNNNNNNNNNNNNNNNNNNNNNNNNNNNNNNNtttatatattgaatattagtcccctatagtTTTATATACTAGCCATATAGTTTTTAAGGTTTTGAAATACTTTCAAAGTCTTATTATTTGTGTACGGTATGCATTTTATACATAACAAATGTCTTCCCTAATGTTGGTTGTGTTAtggtatgtgtttatttttaggaACATGTCAATACTGTAAATGAGCTGGAAGAACTCCAACTCcaatttcaaaaggaaaagaagcagctTCAGAAAACAATGCAAGAATTAGAGCTGGTTAAAAAGGTACAGAGGAGTCTCCAGAGAGAGAACTCAGGGCCTACTTGGCATGCCTaaagcctgggtttgattcccaggactcagaaaCTAGGAAGTGTTCATAGGACAGTATAGCTCATGTTATTGCAATTCTAGactcataaaaaatattttaagtattgaCTATAATACTAAAATAATCCTTTATAAATTGTTAGCCTCATCAAATTAAAACTTGAACTTTATTTCTTATGTGTTCAGAAGAACCTAAGCTCATGagtttatttctttgtctctctgtggttGCTGTATTATGTAACACATAATTATTGTCAaagcttaaaattaattttaattaatttctctctactttttaaaagagtaTTCCATAAAAGGCATTGTAAAAGTTACCTCAATAGTAATATTTCATAAGTAAGAACTCCATAAGACTAGAACTACTACTGTGAGTAATTAAAGTTAGTCAGATGGAGTTCAAAACGTTGAGTGTTAACTGTTAGAGAACACTTGATGGAATTAGAACTGTGACTGCTGAGGTTCTCGTTTCCTCATTATCTTATGTCCATGCTTCAGGAAAACATAGTAAAACCTGCTTGTTCCTGTGGCGTGGTTATAGCAGTTTCAAAGACGCGTTGCCCTAGTAAT harbors:
- the Gcc2 gene encoding GRIP and coiled-coil domain-containing protein 2, with amino-acid sequence MEATDSAPDAVAAAPSGTPKSKLETLPKEDLIKFAKKQMMLLQKAKARCTELDKEVEELKSKPVDGGTDDIIKVLTERLDALLLEKAETEQQCLCLKKENVKMKQEVEDSVTKLEETHKEFEQSHRNYVKEIESCKNELKAVHSEHSKETAILQKELEEAVHKQVELIEQLKSQSDSENNVKKLQEEIQNITAAFEEQISCLEKQLEATSDEKQQEIIHLQKVIEDNAQHYQKDINTFQAEILQLRATHKEEVTELLSQIETSAKEHEAEINKLKENRVTQCEASENIPEKYQCESENLNEVASDASQESQNCSVAFQEDPSAEQTVCDKVRQLEDSLKELESQHSILKDEVTYMNNLKLKLEMDAQHIKDEFFHEREDLEFKINELLLAKEEQGYVVEKLKYEREDLNRQLCCAVEQHNKEIQHLQEHHQKEISELSETFMSGSEKEKLALMFEIQGLKEQCENLQHEKQEVVLNYESLREMMEILQTELGESAGKISQEFETMKQQQASDVHELQQKLRSAFNEKDALLETVNRLQGENEKLLSQQELVPELESTIKNLQADNSMYLASLGQKDTMLQELEAKISSLAKEKDDFISKVKTSHEEMNDLHQKWEREQRLSAELREAAGQAAQHNSELRQRVSELTGKLDELVREKSQNDQNITVQMKTMTEDQEALSSKIKSLYEENNRLHSEKAQLSSDLEALQAQRDFAHKEHVAEVEKKLRLMVEERDDLNKLLENEQVQKSFVKTQLYEYLKQLRASILEENEEEDVVKLLQAVGESLVKVKEENHNIVFEYDARVLELENKIKCLQEESVVQCEELRTLVRDSEQEKILLRKELDAVTSAKEALQLNLLEMKNTNEKASLENQTLSTQVEELSQTIHSKNEVHDAKVLVIEHENLRLLLEQRESELQDVRAELILLKDSLEKSPSVKNDQLSLVKELEEKIESLEKESKDKDEKISKIKLVAVKAKKELDSNRKEAQTLREELESVRSEKERLSASMKEFLQGAESYKNLLLEYDKQSEQLDVEKERANNFERHIEDLTKQLRNSTCQYERLTSDNEDLLARIETLQANAKLLEAQILEVQRAKGVLEKELEAEKLQKEQKIKEHVNTVNELEELQLQFQKEKKQLQKTMQELELVKKDAQQTTLMNMEIADYERLMKELNQKLTNKNSKIEDLEQEMKIQKQKQETLQEEITSLQSSVQHYEEKNTKIKQLLVKTKKELADAKQAEADHLLLQASLKGELEASQQQVEVYKIELAAMTSEKHKVHEHLKTCAEQHQRTLSAYQQRVAALQEESRTAKAEQAAVTSEFESYKVRVHNVLKQQKNKSVSQVETEGAKQEREHLEMLIDQLKIKLQDSQNSLQISVSEFQTLQSEHDTLLERHNRMLQETVTKEAELREKLCSVQSENTMMKSEHSQTMCQLTSQNEALRTSFRDQVRHLQDEHRKTVETLQHQLSKVEAQLFQLKSEPSTRSPASSHQPSKSLRERRTTDLPLLDMHTVAREEGEGMETTDSESVSSAGTHIQSLEQLLSSPDTKLERLTEASLWHNEFTKEELAEKLSSTTKSADHLNGLLRETEATNAILMEQIKLLKSEIRRLERNQEREKSVANLEYLKNVLLRFIFLKPGSERERLLPVIDTMLQLSPEEKGKLATVAQGEEESASRSSGWASYLHSWSGLR